A window of Paenibacillus sp. 19GGS1-52 contains these coding sequences:
- a CDS encoding HD domain-containing phosphohydrolase: MDTTILIVDDSKSDVALIKIMLHDYQLLYAANGYEAMQMIDHDPSIELIVLDLNMPVMNGFEVLNALKQPQYSKIVPIILTNHDEIENEVKGLALGAMDFIRKPLNMEALRKRIEIQLALRNSRVMMEDYNLRLQNEVEIRTKELVLSRDISINVLVGLLEVRNLESSNHTIRTQYMVRKLCEHLKLKADYYDIFTDEYIQELFRTTPLHDIGKVGIPDHILLKPGKLTPEEFEIMKKHVDYGVDALMYNLKGNNAPSFIRTALEIIGTHHERYDGTGYPHGLKGEEIPLCGRLVAIVDVYDALVHPRVYKAAFSHEKALEIINQERGRHFDPNIVDAFMEIHNEMLKITQEFEQTPEIEVE, encoded by the coding sequence GTGGATACAACAATATTAATTGTGGACGATTCCAAGTCAGATGTAGCTTTAATCAAAATTATGCTGCATGATTATCAGCTGTTATATGCTGCCAATGGGTATGAAGCCATGCAGATGATTGATCATGATCCTTCTATTGAACTAATCGTACTGGATTTGAACATGCCTGTGATGAATGGTTTTGAAGTATTGAATGCTCTGAAACAACCACAATATTCGAAGATTGTCCCCATTATCCTGACTAATCACGATGAGATCGAGAATGAAGTGAAGGGCTTAGCATTAGGTGCAATGGATTTCATACGAAAGCCCTTGAACATGGAAGCCTTGAGAAAACGGATTGAAATCCAGCTTGCCTTAAGAAATTCAAGAGTTATGATGGAGGATTACAATCTGCGCTTGCAGAATGAGGTTGAGATTCGAACCAAAGAGCTTGTCCTAAGCCGAGATATCTCGATTAATGTATTGGTTGGATTATTGGAAGTGAGAAACTTAGAAAGCAGTAATCATACAATAAGAACTCAATACATGGTGAGAAAACTGTGCGAACACTTAAAGCTAAAGGCAGATTATTATGATATTTTCACAGACGAATATATTCAAGAGCTGTTCAGAACAACACCTCTGCATGATATTGGGAAAGTGGGCATACCTGATCATATTCTTTTGAAACCTGGAAAGTTAACTCCTGAGGAATTTGAAATTATGAAAAAACATGTAGACTATGGCGTGGACGCCCTGATGTATAATCTCAAGGGGAATAACGCTCCCAGCTTTATCCGCACAGCTCTTGAAATTATTGGGACACATCATGAAAGATATGATGGTACGGGTTATCCGCATGGACTAAAAGGAGAAGAGATTCCGCTATGTGGCCGCCTGGTCGCTATTGTTGATGTCTACGATGCCTTGGTGCACCCGAGAGTGTATAAGGCAGCATTTTCGCATGAAAAAGCTTTAGAGATTATTAATCAGGAACGTGGTCGTCACTTCGATCCCAACATTGTTGATGCCTTTATGGAAATTCATAACGAAATGCTGAAAATCACTCAAGAATTCGAGCAAACCCCAGAAATTGAGGTTGAATAG
- a CDS encoding transporter substrate-binding domain-containing protein has product MKITKIILITCCFLFLFPALTLHGSAAKVNLSAEEKQFIAEHPIIHLGVDPQFVPFEFIDSDGTYKGIVHDYIELIRARTGLNLAVVPNLTWSQAYEKAVEREIDVLPSVSKTVDRENYFSFSIPYYTFQRVIITKDDNDAIQSFNDLSKQRIAVQESSSHDTYLKSIGHTELSLYSTVGEALEAVSNGTEQAFIGNLATTAYLIRENGITDLKVVKMNDPGDQSLYFAVRKDWPELVSIINKGLASITSEEKIQINNQWIGIENKVDYSKLIQVVVVAIAFVLIVFCVSWYWIRRLRKEIRERKRIQEDLVLAKEEAEIANNIKSSFLARMSHEIRTPLNGITGMTYLMKKTDISVTQKLYMDKISHASKSMEGIINDILDFAKIEADKIEIERISFNLDTVLQKVINIVSFKIEEQGIDFFIDKDTELPSIFFGDPKRIEQILINIINNAVKFTPTGQVSLTIRLVAKHSDLFHIEFTVKDTGIGIAEEQIKYLFEPFNQADISINRRFGGTGLGLSIVKSLLDRMKGEIKVYSALDEGSTFVIQLAFEVDREQEYIEKQKNSSLFIQKIRVVVLEKNQTYTHLMRQYLNSFGIISEFTLSEKKVFELLQSTTDHEAKPYDLIIVDYDTPMFKGIEFIQKINQDPTILIKPKFILMFPLAREDLFDKLAEFSIDLGITKPIIPSVLYNGILEIFKDKIMDEHEFTIIEEQAQVLKAKPNHHILVVEDNKTNQFIAQSILEQAGFNVYLADDGKEGFEFFVEHADKIDLILMDLHMPVLDGYEATRLIRRENQTLPIIAMTADAITGVEEKCRIAGITGFVSKPFEPDLLVARLKEILGTLPNNAEKGGEETVDKPILDVAYGMILVGHREELYRSVLRTYINENEHVATQLQESLQVKDYSQAKQIVHKIMGSSGNIGAKKMYEVASALQKAIVEQSESEIQYLHPLFNSALSELLQEMDGYIRASIDRE; this is encoded by the coding sequence GTGAAAATAACTAAAATCATACTAATTACTTGTTGTTTTCTATTCTTGTTTCCGGCACTGACCCTTCACGGTAGTGCAGCAAAGGTGAATTTATCAGCGGAAGAGAAACAATTTATTGCAGAACATCCAATTATTCATTTAGGTGTGGACCCGCAGTTTGTTCCTTTTGAGTTTATCGATTCAGACGGGACTTATAAGGGAATTGTCCATGATTATATTGAATTAATTAGAGCGAGAACAGGCCTGAACCTGGCCGTTGTGCCTAATTTGACGTGGTCGCAGGCTTATGAAAAGGCTGTTGAGCGAGAAATTGATGTGCTGCCGAGTGTTTCCAAAACAGTGGATCGAGAAAACTACTTTTCATTCTCCATACCTTACTATACCTTCCAAAGGGTAATTATTACTAAAGACGACAACGATGCCATCCAGTCTTTCAACGATTTAAGTAAACAGAGGATAGCCGTACAAGAAAGCAGCTCCCATGATACCTATTTAAAAAGTATTGGTCATACAGAGTTGAGTTTGTACTCTACGGTGGGAGAAGCTTTAGAGGCGGTATCCAATGGTACTGAACAAGCATTCATCGGAAACTTGGCTACAACAGCCTATTTGATCAGGGAGAATGGAATCACCGATCTGAAGGTAGTTAAAATGAATGATCCAGGAGATCAATCGCTTTATTTTGCCGTAAGAAAGGATTGGCCAGAGCTAGTGAGCATTATCAATAAGGGGCTTGCTAGTATTACGTCTGAAGAAAAAATTCAAATCAATAATCAGTGGATCGGAATTGAGAATAAGGTCGATTATAGCAAGTTGATCCAGGTAGTGGTTGTTGCTATTGCCTTTGTGCTGATCGTATTTTGTGTTTCTTGGTATTGGATTAGGAGGTTAAGAAAAGAAATTCGGGAGCGAAAACGGATTCAAGAGGATCTGGTTCTGGCAAAAGAAGAAGCCGAGATTGCCAACAATATTAAATCGAGTTTCTTGGCTCGCATGTCTCATGAAATCAGAACCCCTTTAAACGGGATTACGGGCATGACTTATCTAATGAAAAAAACGGATATTTCTGTCACCCAAAAGTTGTATATGGACAAAATAAGTCATGCCTCCAAAAGTATGGAGGGTATAATTAATGATATTTTGGATTTTGCGAAGATTGAAGCGGATAAAATTGAAATTGAAAGAATTTCCTTTAATTTGGATACCGTTCTTCAGAAGGTGATAAATATCGTTTCCTTCAAGATTGAAGAGCAAGGGATCGACTTTTTTATCGATAAGGATACTGAACTACCGTCTATTTTTTTCGGTGACCCTAAGCGAATTGAACAAATTCTAATCAATATAATTAACAATGCGGTAAAGTTCACTCCAACGGGTCAGGTTTCATTGACGATAAGACTGGTAGCTAAACACTCTGATTTATTTCATATCGAGTTTACCGTTAAAGATACGGGTATTGGAATAGCAGAGGAGCAGATCAAGTATCTATTTGAGCCCTTTAATCAAGCTGATATCTCTATTAATAGACGGTTTGGGGGTACAGGACTAGGTTTGTCTATTGTAAAGAGCCTGCTGGATCGGATGAAGGGCGAAATTAAAGTCTATAGCGCACTTGATGAGGGTTCAACCTTTGTCATTCAGTTAGCATTTGAGGTGGATCGAGAACAAGAATATATAGAGAAGCAGAAAAATAGCTCGCTCTTTATTCAGAAAATAAGAGTGGTCGTGTTAGAGAAAAATCAAACCTATACTCATCTTATGCGACAATATTTAAACTCATTTGGAATCATTTCAGAGTTTACCTTGTCCGAGAAAAAGGTGTTTGAGCTGCTTCAGAGCACAACGGATCATGAAGCCAAACCCTATGATTTAATCATAGTAGATTATGATACCCCTATGTTCAAAGGGATTGAATTTATACAGAAGATTAACCAAGATCCAACCATTCTCATAAAGCCAAAGTTTATATTAATGTTTCCACTGGCTAGGGAGGATCTATTCGATAAATTAGCGGAATTTTCGATTGACCTCGGCATAACCAAGCCGATTATTCCTTCTGTTCTTTATAATGGTATTTTAGAAATATTTAAGGATAAAATCATGGATGAGCATGAATTTACAATTATAGAAGAACAAGCGCAAGTCCTGAAAGCGAAGCCCAATCATCATATTTTGGTTGTGGAAGACAACAAAACAAATCAATTTATTGCCCAATCGATCTTGGAGCAAGCGGGGTTTAATGTATATTTAGCCGATGATGGCAAAGAGGGATTCGAATTTTTTGTAGAGCATGCCGATAAGATCGATTTAATCTTAATGGATTTACATATGCCGGTCCTGGACGGGTATGAGGCGACACGATTAATTCGAAGAGAGAATCAGACTCTTCCTATCATTGCCATGACAGCGGATGCGATAACAGGGGTGGAAGAGAAGTGCAGAATAGCGGGCATAACCGGCTTTGTGAGTAAACCCTTTGAACCGGATCTTTTAGTAGCAAGATTGAAGGAGATTCTAGGCACTTTACCCAACAATGCAGAAAAAGGTGGAGAGGAAACAGTGGACAAACCGATATTGGATGTAGCTTATGGAATGATTCTGGTGGGTCATAGAGAGGAATTATATAGATCAGTATTACGTACCTATATAAATGAGAATGAACATGTCGCTACTCAATTACAGGAAAGCTTACAAGTTAAAGACTATTCACAAGCTAAACAAATCGTTCATAAGATCATGGGCAGCTCTGGAAATATTGGCGCAAAAAAAATGTATGAAGTGGCTTCCGCATTACAAAAAGCTATTGTGGAGCAAAGTGAAAGCGAAATCCAGTATCTGCACCCTTTATTTAATAGTGCATTGAGCGAATTATTACAAGAGATGGATGGGTATATTAGGGCGTCCATTGATCGTGAATAA
- a CDS encoding guanylate kinase: protein MWNWLKSSKTLAIKQEPDNAVFETEHNEATKLKVIVITGTSGSGRKGMAKKLSADLGIPYILPYTTRAIRPHEQDGVHYHFISTDQFQSMAEKHVFFQTVHLERGNYGISEEELSPSAIVVVNREGAQAFRKHYGNKAIRIFLYVTKDDIRLRLEREEAPDELVEEYLHNYTEQVIYKKESEYLLQNIEPAATIEKIKEFLQDKL from the coding sequence ATGTGGAACTGGCTAAAATCATCCAAAACATTAGCGATCAAACAGGAGCCGGATAACGCGGTCTTCGAAACAGAACACAACGAAGCTACAAAACTCAAGGTGATCGTGATTACCGGAACGAGCGGCTCGGGCCGCAAAGGGATGGCTAAAAAACTAAGTGCGGATCTGGGGATTCCCTACATTCTTCCGTACACAACCCGTGCCATTCGGCCCCACGAACAAGACGGAGTACATTATCATTTCATCTCCACGGACCAATTTCAGAGTATGGCGGAGAAGCACGTATTCTTCCAGACTGTACATTTGGAGCGGGGCAACTATGGAATTTCGGAGGAGGAACTGTCTCCATCAGCCATTGTTGTTGTAAACCGAGAAGGAGCGCAAGCCTTTCGGAAGCATTATGGAAATAAGGCCATTCGGATCTTCCTGTACGTCACCAAAGACGATATTCGGCTTCGACTCGAGCGGGAAGAAGCTCCGGACGAGCTTGTAGAAGAATATCTGCATAATTATACGGAACAAGTGATCTATAAAAAAGAGTCGGAGTATCTGCTGCAAAATATTGAACCGGCAGCTACAATAGAGAAGATCAAAGAATTTCTACAAGACAAGTTATGA
- a CDS encoding bifunctional diguanylate cyclase/phosphodiesterase, which yields MFSSKPLWGACKISAVYLTAGWLWILLSDKGLGAYSADIKVITNISMFKGGSFVLITALLIFVLSLRSLKRVKKMEDKLQHLTYHDVLTELPNKRALYATEVETTLADSSHNAILMLIDIDNFKYINDTMGHSFGDRLIVKTSERLLSIVGQAGVLYRFGGDEFIILMRPLKDRTDIDRFAGQVLAGFKEVIEIDNSLLHISISIGISIYPHHGREIMELVKRADIAMYKAKEAGKDSFVVFDYHLKESFSERMEIEHRLYAAMEQDEFELFYQPQVDLESNQVTGLEALLRWNCPDLGYIPPLKFIKVAEASHLIIPLGTWVLVEACKFLKHLHEQGFEHLTMSVNISMLQLLQSDFNTLVMDTLQLFDLAPEHLELEITETILVESYSHVSTKLNQLRDHNIKIALDDFGTGYSSLSYLTHLPISTLKIDKSFIDSIPAKDNQATLVEQIIMIGKRMNMTVIAEGVESKEQLEYLQEQGCDKIQGYLFSKPIAAENLEQLLNSWEDTKTYQLA from the coding sequence ATGTTTTCCTCTAAGCCACTTTGGGGAGCCTGCAAAATTTCCGCTGTTTATTTAACTGCTGGCTGGTTATGGATCTTACTCAGCGATAAAGGTTTAGGCGCATATTCAGCTGATATAAAAGTAATTACTAACATTAGTATGTTTAAAGGAGGGTCCTTTGTGCTCATTACAGCCCTCCTCATCTTTGTTCTTTCGCTGCGCTCTCTCAAGCGTGTTAAGAAAATGGAGGACAAGCTGCAGCACTTGACCTATCACGATGTTCTGACAGAACTACCTAATAAGCGGGCTCTCTATGCAACTGAGGTTGAAACAACACTTGCGGATTCAAGCCATAATGCGATCTTAATGCTAATTGATATTGATAACTTTAAATATATCAACGATACGATGGGGCATAGCTTTGGTGACCGTCTAATTGTGAAGACCAGTGAACGACTGCTCTCCATCGTGGGACAAGCGGGTGTGCTATATCGCTTTGGTGGCGATGAATTTATTATTCTCATGCGTCCCCTGAAGGATAGAACAGATATAGACAGGTTTGCCGGCCAAGTTCTTGCCGGATTTAAAGAGGTCATTGAGATAGACAACAGTCTACTACATATTAGCATCAGTATTGGAATCAGCATTTATCCACATCACGGAAGAGAGATTATGGAGTTAGTTAAACGTGCAGATATTGCAATGTACAAAGCGAAAGAAGCCGGAAAAGATAGCTTTGTTGTCTTTGATTATCATTTGAAAGAGTCCTTCTCCGAAAGGATGGAGATTGAACATCGCTTATATGCAGCCATGGAACAGGATGAGTTCGAGCTCTTTTATCAGCCTCAGGTAGATTTGGAATCCAACCAAGTGACGGGTCTGGAAGCTCTCTTACGCTGGAATTGCCCGGATTTGGGGTACATCCCTCCACTCAAATTCATCAAAGTCGCTGAAGCTTCCCATTTGATTATCCCGTTGGGAACCTGGGTTCTCGTCGAAGCCTGCAAGTTTCTGAAACATCTTCATGAACAGGGCTTCGAGCACTTAACTATGTCCGTTAATATTTCGATGCTGCAGCTACTGCAATCTGATTTTAATACACTGGTCATGGATACGCTGCAACTCTTCGATCTTGCGCCTGAGCACCTTGAATTGGAAATAACAGAAACGATATTAGTCGAATCCTATAGTCATGTCAGTACTAAATTGAATCAACTTAGAGATCACAACATTAAGATTGCGCTGGACGATTTCGGAACTGGTTATTCTTCACTTAGCTATCTGACCCATTTGCCAATCTCCACTTTAAAAATAGACAAGTCCTTTATTGATTCGATTCCCGCAAAAGACAATCAAGCAACACTAGTGGAGCAGATTATTATGATTGGCAAGCGAATGAATATGACCGTAATTGCCGAGGGTGTGGAATCTAAGGAACAGCTGGAGTATTTGCAGGAGCAGGGCTGTGATAAAATTCAGGGCTATTTGTTCAGCAAGCCGATAGCGGCTGAGAATTTGGAGCAATTATTGAACAGCTGGGAGGATACGAAAACGTACCAACTAGCCTAA
- a CDS encoding response regulator produces the protein MKILIAEDDLVSRKFLSKFLAPYGEVDTVVDGLEALDAYLLSLKDNAPYDLLCLDIMMPRVDGVKVLKVIRDYETQKGFSPENRLKVIMTTALAEADNVKQSFEYGCEAYAAKPINTDKFILVLHELGLLK, from the coding sequence ATGAAGATTCTAATTGCAGAAGATGATTTGGTTAGTCGTAAATTTTTAAGTAAGTTCCTCGCCCCCTATGGGGAAGTGGATACTGTTGTGGATGGCTTGGAAGCGCTGGATGCGTACCTGTTATCCCTGAAAGATAATGCCCCTTATGATCTATTGTGTCTGGATATTATGATGCCACGGGTAGATGGTGTGAAGGTACTTAAGGTAATTCGTGATTATGAGACACAAAAAGGATTCAGTCCGGAGAATCGCCTCAAAGTTATCATGACCACGGCCTTAGCAGAAGCAGATAATGTTAAGCAATCCTTTGAATATGGATGCGAAGCTTACGCTGCCAAACCTATTAATACAGATAAGTTCATTCTTGTTCTACATGAGCTAGGGTTACTCAAATAA
- a CDS encoding PAS domain S-box protein, producing MDNNLTDLPTSTLNIDQITAVLACIGDGVITTDLAGCINYMNPVAEQLTGWSMLEAVGALFDHVFPLINGLTEEPCISPIVLIQQNEPFKGLHKHSMLINKLEKRMYVSASCALIKTSDEQVTGAVVVFRDITTIKKMEDQLLLERNNFQAYFESAPIGMILVDGSLNLKQANAAAKHFVKRNPLSEANKMRIGDHLGCIHSFESECGRATACGNCDLNKSIRQVMQTGLSRLNLVIPYTQLENGIAQHYWYKISIVPMASPKEKQVLVILDDITLQRKTEEQLIQAKDYYLSMFEKFPTLVWRSGLDKKYDYINKRWSQFTGRKPRTELGFGWAELIHPDDRSTSLNTYLQAFEQRQSFENEHRLLRYDGEYRWVLDAGSPFYDMDGVFLGFIGAVFDITERKQAEELLDKYRILSEEAHDTILFVDSKGQILDVNEAATHKYGYSRQEFLELTAFQLRIDESIIIDQLNMAEQESAFYETIHHKKDGSSFPVEVSSTGTTIGGRRVIMSIIRDITERKHSEVALRDSEEKYRQLFNNSTEAIFLHEIIEASPKFSHFIDVNEVACLWLGYSREELIGMSPYDINSGSYRDKLKNMRDTLKVGAHFTYDSAHVTKSGREIPVEINVHCFNLMGKKVLLSMVRDTTERTKVENELKVTRDEAERANKAKSEFLANMSHEIRTPLNGMIGMIDLTLLTPINDEQAENLHAAKSCANALLVLINDVLDYSKLEVGKMRIDQINFSLRELIEKIIKSLSPTAHAKRLNFDYTFSSEVPTFVNGDPNRLQQVLNNLLNNAIKFTDNGRISLSVKCQEVQGDSLTLLFIVTDTGIGIAEHEQTELFKTFSQVDSSITRRYGGTGLGLAISKQLVENMGGHIWVESVKGQGSAFLFTIQFKSALSVVVEQPRLPALTVPHNSLSILVAEDDPVNRLVLTRMLKSLNYQVEIAENGIEVLKHLEHKNYDLILMDVQMPLMDGIEVTRKIRQSEGPVHHTPIIAITAYALHGDREKCLSAGMDDYIPKPIRMEELQLSLEKWTGPTIKISADGELILAEANLSPKMMNDGEALLELQRCIEELELIVQAPELTQIEDLAHCIKNQCILLGNEELKATFFRIELAARRGKIDEVLGFVSQAQLEYARYYH from the coding sequence ATGGATAACAACCTTACGGATCTACCGACATCCACATTAAATATAGATCAAATTACCGCTGTATTAGCATGTATTGGCGATGGAGTCATTACTACTGACTTAGCGGGTTGTATTAACTATATGAACCCTGTCGCTGAACAATTAACGGGTTGGAGTATGCTAGAGGCTGTTGGAGCCCTTTTTGATCATGTCTTCCCGCTTATCAATGGGCTCACCGAAGAACCGTGCATCTCTCCTATTGTACTAATTCAACAGAACGAACCCTTCAAAGGGCTACATAAACATTCCATGCTAATCAATAAGCTAGAGAAAAGAATGTACGTATCCGCAAGCTGTGCCCTCATTAAGACCTCTGATGAGCAAGTAACCGGAGCTGTGGTCGTATTCCGTGATATTACAACCATTAAGAAAATGGAAGATCAATTGCTTTTGGAGCGCAATAATTTCCAGGCTTATTTCGAATCTGCACCTATTGGGATGATTTTGGTAGATGGAAGCCTTAACCTCAAGCAAGCGAATGCAGCCGCAAAACATTTTGTTAAGCGGAATCCCTTAAGTGAGGCTAATAAGATGAGAATTGGTGATCATCTGGGTTGTATCCATAGCTTTGAGAGCGAATGTGGCAGGGCAACTGCCTGTGGCAACTGCGATTTGAATAAAAGTATCCGGCAGGTCATGCAAACAGGCTTATCCCGGCTAAATCTCGTCATCCCCTATACTCAGCTAGAGAATGGGATTGCTCAACACTATTGGTATAAGATCAGCATCGTACCGATGGCCTCCCCGAAGGAGAAGCAGGTGCTGGTCATCCTGGATGATATTACTCTACAGCGAAAGACAGAAGAACAACTGATTCAAGCCAAAGATTATTACTTGAGTATGTTCGAGAAATTCCCCACGCTGGTCTGGAGATCAGGCTTAGACAAGAAATATGATTATATCAATAAAAGATGGAGTCAGTTCACAGGCCGCAAACCACGCACGGAGCTTGGCTTTGGTTGGGCAGAGCTGATTCATCCGGATGATCGGTCCACCAGTTTAAATACCTATCTGCAAGCCTTTGAACAACGTCAATCCTTTGAAAATGAGCATCGCCTTCTCCGTTACGATGGCGAATATCGTTGGGTTTTAGATGCAGGTAGTCCATTCTATGATATGGATGGAGTATTCCTCGGGTTCATTGGAGCTGTATTCGATATCACTGAGCGGAAACAGGCCGAGGAGTTATTGGATAAGTATAGAATATTGTCTGAAGAGGCGCATGATACGATACTTTTTGTGGATTCCAAAGGACAAATATTAGATGTTAACGAGGCTGCCACTCATAAATATGGGTATAGCCGACAGGAATTTCTAGAGCTCACTGCATTTCAGCTGCGTATTGATGAATCGATTATTATAGACCAGTTAAATATGGCAGAGCAGGAAAGTGCATTTTACGAGACCATCCATCATAAAAAAGATGGCAGCTCGTTTCCAGTCGAAGTGAGCTCAACAGGCACTACCATAGGTGGTCGGCGAGTCATTATGAGCATCATTCGGGATATCACAGAGCGTAAGCATTCCGAGGTAGCTCTGCGGGATAGCGAAGAGAAATATCGTCAGCTCTTCAATAACTCCACAGAGGCTATATTCCTGCATGAGATTATCGAGGCTAGCCCAAAATTCAGCCATTTTATTGATGTAAATGAAGTAGCTTGTTTATGGCTTGGTTATTCCAGAGAAGAGCTTATTGGCATGTCTCCTTATGATATCAATAGTGGGTCCTACCGTGATAAGCTAAAAAATATGAGAGACACCTTGAAGGTAGGTGCTCATTTCACCTATGATTCCGCACACGTCACTAAGTCAGGTAGGGAAATCCCTGTTGAGATTAATGTGCATTGCTTTAATCTCATGGGCAAAAAGGTTCTGCTCTCCATGGTGAGAGATACTACAGAGAGAACAAAAGTTGAAAACGAGTTGAAAGTAACTCGTGATGAAGCCGAACGGGCCAATAAGGCCAAAAGTGAGTTTTTGGCTAACATGAGTCACGAAATCCGCACACCTCTAAATGGAATGATCGGGATGATCGATCTCACTCTCCTTACCCCGATAAATGATGAACAAGCAGAGAATCTGCATGCGGCAAAGTCTTGTGCCAACGCTCTCCTTGTATTAATTAATGATGTGCTCGATTATTCAAAGCTGGAAGTAGGTAAAATGCGAATCGACCAGATCAATTTCTCACTTAGAGAGTTAATCGAAAAGATTATCAAGTCGCTTTCTCCTACGGCCCACGCCAAACGGTTGAATTTTGATTATACCTTTTCTTCTGAGGTGCCCACCTTTGTGAACGGGGACCCAAACCGCTTGCAGCAAGTACTGAATAATCTGCTGAACAATGCGATTAAGTTTACGGATAATGGCCGTATTTCTCTTTCCGTAAAATGCCAGGAAGTACAGGGCGATTCATTAACGCTGTTGTTTATAGTAACCGATACAGGTATCGGCATTGCTGAGCATGAACAAACAGAGCTGTTCAAGACATTCAGTCAGGTCGATAGTTCTATAACTAGAAGGTATGGTGGCACAGGGTTAGGCCTGGCTATCTCCAAGCAGCTTGTCGAGAATATGGGCGGGCACATTTGGGTGGAAAGTGTTAAGGGGCAGGGCAGTGCTTTTCTCTTTACAATACAGTTCAAATCAGCTCTCTCCGTTGTTGTTGAACAGCCGAGGTTGCCCGCCTTAACCGTTCCGCACAACTCATTATCTATTCTGGTTGCCGAGGATGATCCTGTAAACCGGCTGGTCTTAACACGAATGCTAAAATCCCTTAACTATCAAGTTGAAATCGCAGAGAATGGGATAGAAGTCTTGAAGCATCTAGAACACAAGAACTATGATTTAATCCTTATGGATGTCCAAATGCCACTTATGGATGGTATTGAAGTGACTCGCAAGATAAGACAATCGGAGGGCCCTGTTCACCATACTCCGATTATCGCCATAACCGCCTATGCATTACATGGCGACCGTGAAAAATGCTTATCCGCAGGGATGGATGATTATATTCCCAAACCGATTCGCATGGAAGAATTGCAGCTATCTCTGGAAAAATGGACCGGCCCCACCATAAAGATCTCTGCTGACGGAGAGTTAATCCTAGCCGAAGCAAATCTGTCGCCCAAAATGATGAATGATGGTGAAGCACTTCTTGAATTACAGCGCTGTATCGAGGAACTGGAGCTGATTGTACAGGCCCCTGAGTTAACCCAAATAGAAGATTTGGCTCATTGCATCAAAAATCAGTGTATTCTGTTAGGAAACGAAGAGCTTAAAGCAACCTTTTTCCGGATTGAATTAGCGGCCCGACGAGGGAAAATAGATGAGGTATTAGGGTTTGTTAGTCAAGCTCAGCTGGAGTATGCTCGGTATTATCATTAG